CGAGCTCTTTACGCCCAATAATTCCGGACAACGCTTGCGCCCTACGTATTACCGCGGCTGCTGGCACGTAGTTAGCCGGCGCTTCTTCTGCAGGTACCGTCACTTGCGCTTCTTCCCTGCTGAAAGAGGTTTACAACCCGAAGGCCGTCATCCCTCACGCGGCGTCGCTGCATCAGGCTTTCGCCCATTGTGCAATATTCCCCACTGCTGCCTCCCGTAGGAGTCTGGGCCGTGTCTCAGTCCCAGTGTGGCCGGTCGCCCTCTCAGGCCGGCTACCCGTCGACGCCTTGGTAGGCCATTACCCCACCAACAAGCTGATAGGCCGCGAGCCCATCCCCCACCGAAAAACTTTCCAACACCCGCCATGCAGCAGGCGCTCATATCCGGTATTAGACCCCGTTTCCAAGGCTTATCCCGAAGTGGAGGGCAGGTTGCTCACGTGTTACTCACCCGTTCGCCACTGATCCACCCAGCAAGCTGGGCTTCACCGTTCGACTTGCATGTGTTAAGCACGCCGCCAGCGTTCGTCCTGAGCCAGGATCAAACTCTCCGTGAAAGAGAGAAAAACACCACACACCCCAAGGAGCGTGCGATGCCAATCGATACTGGCCAGACAGCTAGCAAAAATCTAGATGTCCGATCCAAAGGAACCAATGAAGGTTCAATAAATTTGGCATTGACTATCAAGCACACTGTTGAGTTCTCAAACAACCGACGCACACCATCCGAAGCCCGAACCCTCGTCCGAACCCCGCCCGGGGCAACCCTTCAACCTTACCCGGCTCGGCCTTCCCTGTCCACTCGCGCCAGGCGCTCGTCTCCAGGATTGGCATGCCGGTCCGGCCCCTCCCCGGCCGTTCGAGGAGCGCACGAAGCGTCCCGAACCATCGGTGAGAGTTTCAGCCCCGGCGGCCGCCTCGCGGCGTCCGTCCCCGTCGGGCTGACTCCGAGAACATTACACGGCGGGCGACCCCGCTCCAACTTCCCCGGGGCGTGACCCCGGGCACACCGGCGACGGCCTCCGGAGCGCAGGGAGCACACCCCGCATCGAGGGCCGGGCCTCGGTCCCGTGGAGCCGGCACCCGCCCGCGCGTCAGCTCGTCCCGGGCCGTACCCGGTCGGTCCCCACGGCTAGGGTCGGCCGCATGCCCACCGCCCCTGACGTCGTCGTCCGCCCCGCCCGCCCGGACGAAGCAGCCGAGATCGCGTGGCTCGCCGCGCTCACGTTCCCGCTCGCCTGCCCGCCCGGCACCGCGACGACGACCATGGCCGACCACGTCGCCGCGCGCCTCACGCCCGCGCACTTCGCCCGGTGGGCGGTCAGCGACCACCACGTGCTGCTGGTCGCGCGCCCCGTCCGGGAGCCGCGGGACGTCGCGGGGTACGCGCTGCTCGTCCGCGGCGTCCCCGAGGGCGAGGAGGAGCGCGACGCCGTCGCGGCGTCCGCCGGTGCAGGACCGTCCGTCGAGCTGTCCAAGATCTACGTGCACCCCGCCCGCCAGGGGGACGGCACCGCCGGAGCACTCATGTCCGCCGCGATCGACGCGGCCGCACGACTCCTCCCCCAGGGTGCCCTCTGGCTCGGGACGAACGGGCTCAACGCCCGCGCCCAGGCGTTCTACCGGCGGCACGGCTTCACGGCCGTCGGCACGCGCACCTACGACGTCGGCGGTGTGCAGCACGACGACGTGGTCATGCTGCACACCGCCTGAAGGACCTCAGCGGGTCGAGAACGCCGCGTCGAACGAGGCGTCCGGGGCGTCGAACGCGAGGCGGCGCACGAACTCCAGCGCCTCCGGCGCGCCGACGAGGCGGTCCATGCCGGCGTCCTCCCACTCGACCGAGATGGGGCCGGTGTAACCGATGGTGTTGAGCATCCGGAACGAGTCCTCCCAGGGGACGTCGCCGTGGCCCGTGGAGATGAAGTCCCAGCCGCGACGCGGGTCGGCCCAGGGCAGGTGCGACGACAACCGGCCGTTGCGGCCGTTGGTCATGCGCTTCTTCGTGTCCTTGCAGTCGACGTGGTAGATCCGGTCGCGGAAGTCCCACAGGAAGCTCACCGGGTCGAGGTCCTGCCAGACCATGTGCGACGGGTCCCAGTTGAGGCCGAACGCCTCGCGGTGGCCGATGGCCTCCAGGGTGCGGACCGTCGTCCAGTAGTCGTAGGCGATCTCGCTGGGGTGGACCTCGTGCGCGAACCGGACCCCGACCTCGTCGAAGACGTCGAGGATCGGGTTCCAGCGGTCGGCG
This Isoptericola jiangsuensis DNA region includes the following protein-coding sequences:
- a CDS encoding GNAT family N-acetyltransferase, which codes for MPTAPDVVVRPARPDEAAEIAWLAALTFPLACPPGTATTTMADHVAARLTPAHFARWAVSDHHVLLVARPVREPRDVAGYALLVRGVPEGEEERDAVAASAGAGPSVELSKIYVHPARQGDGTAGALMSAAIDAAARLLPQGALWLGTNGLNARAQAFYRRHGFTAVGTRTYDVGGVQHDDVVMLHTA
- a CDS encoding sugar phosphate isomerase/epimerase family protein, with translation MTRPITLFTGQWADLPLEEVARLASEWGYDGLELACWGDHLDPWRWDDDDYVASRLDLLERHGLKVWAISNHLKGQAVCDDPIDARHRDILPDVVWGDGDPEGVRQRAAEEMKNTARLAAKLGVDTVIGFTGSSIWKYVAMFPPATEAMVDAGYQDFADRWNPILDVFDEVGVRFAHEVHPSEIAYDYWTTVRTLEAIGHREAFGLNWDPSHMVWQDLDPVSFLWDFRDRIYHVDCKDTKKRMTNGRNGRLSSHLPWADPRRGWDFISTGHGDVPWEDSFRMLNTIGYTGPISVEWEDAGMDRLVGAPEALEFVRRLAFDAPDASFDAAFSTR